In the genome of Desulfovulcanus ferrireducens, the window CCGTTAGCTGGGCTCTGAATACGTCATTCTGAGGGAGTATAAGCGACCGAAGAATCTCTAACGTGGTAAACGGGATTCTTCGCTTCGCTCAGAATGACGTAATCAGAACATATACCGGACGCACTCTTTTCGATGTAGGGTGTAAGCCTTTTATTTCCTCAATTTTCCTCTTGGCAAAGCTTGCGGATAAGCAGAGCATCGGGGTGACAAAGCTAACCATCTGGTATTATTTACCATAAATGTCGACAGTAAAAAGAATATCCATTTCGCCTACTCGCCTACTACAACCACTCACCTACTCAACAAACATGCAGCTATCGGATGCACCCATTCATAATGGGCTAGCGCTTGGAGATTCTTTGCAACAGCTTTTTGGCTTCAGTAAAGTTTGGGTCAAGTTCCATGGCCTTGCTTAAAAATTTCTGGGCTTCTTGAAAGTCATTTACCTTAAAATATACCTTGCCGATGTTAAAGGCGATATTGGGGCTTTCATTTAGAATTTCCGGGGTATTTTCTAAAGCCTTCTTAAAGTATTCCAAAGCCTTATAATATTTTTTACCTTGGGCGTAAGCCATGCCTATATTATAAAGGAGCCCTCCATCCATAGGGGCTATTTCCAGGCCTTTTTTATAGTACTCAATAGCCTCCTCCCACCTGTTTTGCTGGCGTAAAGCAACTCCCATTTCATTGAACATCCATAAGTCCTTGCGTGATAAATTATTCCCTTTTGTATTAATCGCCCTGGCAATATACTGACTGCTTAGGTCAGGTCG includes:
- a CDS encoding tetratricopeptide repeat protein, whose amino-acid sequence is MELYEQTNELKKKLESLKKLDRLSSLNHHRKIEIGHTHIQLNQEEEGKKYFDQAIKQVQKQATNMLCSAMMEIAQKLKNQRPDLSSQYIARAINTKGNNLSRKDLWMFNEMGVALRQQNRWEEAIEYYKKGLEIAPMDGGLLYNIGMAYAQGKKYYKALEYFKKALENTPEILNESPNIAFNIGKVYFKVNDFQEAQKFLSKAMELDPNFTEAKKLLQRISKR